Proteins encoded together in one Salarchaeum sp. JOR-1 window:
- a CDS encoding thymidine kinase, with amino-acid sequence MHAITNSGWVEVITGCMFSGKTEELLRRLRRAEIAGQEVAAFTPAIDDRYGEESLGSHAGNEWTATVVENDSEGVLGIPQRLNGEEVVAIDEANFFPAELLDVCERLAADGRRVVVSGTDQTFRGDPFHPLPALMATAEYVEKLQAICTVCGEPATRNQRLIDGDPAHADDPTIMVGAEESYEARCRNCHELRED; translated from the coding sequence ATGCACGCCATCACGAACAGCGGGTGGGTGGAGGTCATCACCGGCTGTATGTTCTCGGGGAAGACGGAGGAACTCCTCCGGCGACTCCGGCGCGCCGAGATCGCGGGCCAGGAGGTCGCGGCGTTCACCCCAGCGATCGACGACCGGTACGGCGAGGAGTCCCTCGGGTCGCACGCGGGAAACGAGTGGACGGCCACCGTGGTCGAGAACGACTCCGAGGGCGTCCTCGGAATCCCGCAGAGACTGAACGGCGAGGAGGTCGTCGCGATCGACGAGGCGAACTTCTTCCCCGCGGAACTCCTCGACGTCTGCGAGCGGTTGGCGGCGGACGGCCGCCGCGTCGTGGTGTCCGGAACCGACCAGACGTTCCGCGGCGACCCCTTCCACCCGCTCCCCGCGCTGATGGCGACGGCGGAGTACGTGGAGAAACTCCAGGCCATCTGTACGGTGTGTGGGGAGCCGGCGACCCGGAACCAGCGCCTCATCGACGGCGATCCCGCGCACGCTGACGACCCCACGATTATGGTGGGCGCGGAGGAGTCCTACGAGGCGCGGTGTCGGAACTGTCACGAACTCCGCGAGGACTAA
- a CDS encoding MgtC/SapB family protein produces MSLGVENLVAAPPFDTSVARIAIAVALGLFLGLEREWSQKAAGIRTFALISVLGAIFALHDSARCASDGVCVPVLVPVGGLFVTVLAGVLMYSGVEDDEGLHLTTAVSLVVAYGVGVLAALGETLPATVVAVTSSLLLVLKRELHGFAWGLNREEMRSVTEFAILSFVVYPLLPAGTVPVALGPATVEIEPRVVWLMVVFVAGIGIANYVVVKTYGSKGIAVTGFFGGLASSTAVVGTMLDHVGERAEAAAYAVAGVLLANAAMALRNLLIALVFTLGNRPLWPVVPPLAVVVLGSVGVAAFTADWGESVPMELDSPFSTRNALSFGAMFAVVLAAGGLAEAEFGALGFYATAVFSGLVSSAGATTSAVVLYRTGGLGSHTAVVAVFLATASSIGVKVALAATSTNRAFARRVAGWSVVLLVTGALVAAASAMQ; encoded by the coding sequence GTGTCGCTCGGAGTCGAGAACCTCGTCGCGGCGCCGCCCTTCGACACCAGCGTCGCCCGTATCGCCATCGCGGTCGCGCTCGGCCTGTTCCTCGGCCTCGAGCGCGAGTGGTCGCAGAAGGCCGCCGGCATCCGGACGTTCGCCCTCATCAGCGTGCTCGGCGCCATCTTCGCGCTCCACGACTCCGCGCGCTGCGCGAGCGACGGCGTCTGCGTGCCCGTGCTCGTTCCCGTCGGCGGCCTGTTCGTGACGGTGCTCGCGGGCGTCCTGATGTACAGCGGCGTCGAGGACGACGAGGGACTGCACTTGACGACGGCGGTCAGCCTCGTCGTCGCGTACGGCGTCGGCGTGCTCGCGGCGCTCGGCGAGACGCTGCCCGCGACTGTGGTCGCGGTGACGAGCAGTCTCCTCCTCGTCCTGAAGCGCGAACTCCACGGGTTCGCGTGGGGGCTCAACCGCGAGGAGATGCGGTCGGTGACGGAGTTCGCCATCCTCTCGTTCGTCGTCTACCCGCTCCTGCCCGCCGGAACCGTTCCGGTCGCGCTCGGCCCCGCGACGGTCGAAATCGAACCCCGGGTCGTCTGGCTGATGGTCGTGTTCGTCGCGGGCATCGGCATCGCGAACTACGTCGTCGTGAAGACGTACGGCTCGAAGGGCATCGCAGTCACGGGGTTCTTCGGCGGTCTCGCGTCCTCGACGGCGGTCGTCGGGACGATGCTCGACCACGTCGGGGAGCGCGCGGAGGCCGCGGCGTACGCGGTTGCGGGCGTCCTCCTCGCGAACGCGGCGATGGCGCTCCGCAACCTCCTCATCGCCCTCGTGTTCACACTCGGTAATCGGCCGCTCTGGCCGGTGGTTCCGCCGCTCGCCGTCGTCGTCCTCGGGAGCGTCGGCGTCGCGGCGTTCACCGCGGACTGGGGCGAGAGCGTGCCGATGGAACTCGACAGTCCGTTCTCGACGCGGAACGCGCTCTCGTTCGGCGCGATGTTCGCCGTCGTGCTCGCGGCGGGCGGGCTGGCGGAGGCGGAGTTCGGCGCGCTCGGGTTCTACGCGACCGCGGTCTTCTCCGGGCTGGTGTCGAGCGCGGGCGCGACCACGTCCGCGGTCGTCCTCTACCGCACCGGCGGCCTCGGCTCGCACACTGCGGTCGTCGCGGTGTTCCTCGCCACCGCGTCCAGCATCGGCGTGAAGGTCGCGCTCGCCGCGACGAGCACGAACCGCGCGTTCGCCCGCCGGGTCGCCGGGTGGAGCGTCGTTCTCCTCGTCACTGGCGCTCTCGTCGCCGCCGCCTCCGCGATGCAATAA
- a CDS encoding CBS domain-containing protein gives MEDIFVGRVMSAPIQTVTPDTPVEEAASVMRDNDISSVVVVDEENGLAGILTATDFVTIAADGAITRDDPVSKYMSTDLVTVTADEPIVDAADTLIEHGIHHVPVVDDTAGVIGMISTTDITAYLSTAA, from the coding sequence ATGGAAGACATTTTCGTCGGTCGAGTGATGTCCGCGCCGATTCAGACTGTCACCCCCGACACGCCCGTCGAGGAAGCCGCGTCCGTGATGCGGGACAACGACATCAGTTCCGTCGTCGTCGTGGACGAGGAGAACGGGCTCGCCGGCATCCTCACCGCGACCGACTTCGTCACTATCGCCGCCGACGGCGCGATCACGCGCGACGACCCGGTCTCGAAGTACATGAGCACCGACCTCGTCACCGTCACCGCGGACGAACCCATCGTCGATGCCGCGGACACCCTCATCGAACACGGCATCCACCACGTGCCGGTCGTCGACGACACCGCGGGCGTCATCGGCATGATATCCACCACGGACATCACCGCCTACCTCTCCACGGCCGCGTGA
- a CDS encoding amphi-Trp domain-containing protein → MEEVLFESETEESRAAVADYLRSVADRLDDGAVTLRSGDEELTVNPPETVEFEVKVEREGAETSLELELEWAEDASGESGGGFEVA, encoded by the coding sequence ATGGAGGAAGTGCTGTTCGAGAGCGAGACGGAGGAATCGCGCGCTGCGGTCGCGGACTACCTGCGGTCGGTCGCCGACCGACTCGACGACGGCGCGGTGACGCTCCGCTCGGGCGACGAGGAACTCACGGTGAATCCGCCCGAGACGGTTGAGTTCGAGGTGAAAGTCGAGCGCGAGGGCGCGGAGACGAGCCTCGAACTCGAACTGGAGTGGGCGGAGGACGCGAGCGGGGAGTCCGGCGGCGGGTTCGAAGTCGCGTGA
- a CDS encoding A/G-specific adenine glycosylase — translation MSEAADCLPEDVDAVRDALISWYEADHRDFPWRNTDDAYEILVSEVMSQQTQLERVREAFEEFLAKWPTVHDLAAASRGDVVAFWTGHSLGYNNRARYLHEAAEQVVEEYDGSFPESPDELQELMGVGPYTANAVASFAFNNGNAVVDTNVKRVLYRAFSVPDDDAAFEDAAGFLLPAGESRVWNNAIMELGGVACEKVPSCDEAGCPWREWCDAYETGDFTAPDVPTQPSFEGSRRQKRGRVIAALSEHDELALSQLGPKVRVDYGGDTGAEWLRGLLADLEDDGLVAVDERGDETVARLRE, via the coding sequence ATGAGCGAGGCCGCGGACTGCCTGCCCGAGGACGTGGACGCCGTCCGGGACGCCCTGATCTCGTGGTACGAGGCCGACCACCGGGACTTCCCGTGGCGGAACACCGACGACGCCTACGAGATTCTCGTCTCTGAGGTGATGAGCCAGCAGACCCAGCTCGAACGCGTGCGGGAGGCGTTCGAGGAGTTCCTCGCGAAGTGGCCGACTGTCCACGACCTCGCGGCCGCCAGCCGGGGGGACGTGGTGGCGTTCTGGACGGGGCACTCGCTCGGGTACAACAACCGCGCGCGCTACCTCCACGAGGCCGCCGAGCAGGTCGTCGAGGAATACGACGGCTCGTTCCCGGAGTCGCCCGACGAACTCCAGGAGCTGATGGGCGTCGGCCCCTACACGGCGAACGCAGTCGCGTCGTTCGCGTTCAACAACGGGAACGCCGTCGTCGACACGAACGTCAAGCGCGTCCTCTACCGCGCGTTCTCCGTGCCCGACGACGACGCGGCGTTCGAGGACGCGGCGGGCTTCCTGCTGCCCGCGGGCGAGTCCCGCGTCTGGAACAACGCCATCATGGAACTCGGCGGCGTGGCCTGTGAGAAAGTCCCGTCCTGCGACGAGGCCGGGTGCCCGTGGCGCGAGTGGTGTGACGCCTACGAGACCGGTGACTTCACCGCGCCCGACGTGCCGACCCAGCCGAGCTTCGAGGGGAGTCGCCGGCAGAAGCGCGGGCGAGTCATCGCCGCGCTCTCCGAGCACGACGAACTCGCGCTCTCCCAGCTGGGGCCGAAGGTTCGCGTGGACTACGGCGGCGACACCGGCGCGGAGTGGCTGCGCGGCCTGCTCGCCGACCTCGAAGACGACGGCCTCGTCGCGGTCGACGAACGCGGCGACGAGACGGTCGCCCGGCTTCGGGAGTGA
- a CDS encoding AI-2E family transporter produces MEFDYDRARAGWWAVGSFLALALALVVYRFLGTFVFGVFLYYATRPVYRRLKKRVRPPSLAAAISLLALALPALLLFAYTLAVGLQELDKFLATRDIQLTQVEALLQPYIDVSSIVQDPQSLLDDPNFVEAVQAFISNASGYIGFIGGAALHLFVMITMAFYLLRDDHRLAQWFRRRFSDSEGVVEAYFARVDHDFSNIFFGNILNAVFTGIIGGISYSALDYVAPAGLGIPYPVLLGVLTGVASLVPVVGIKLVYVPVLAYLTGIAVSTSTALLWFPLLFFVVSFLIVDVIPDLVLRPYVSGRGLHLGMVMLAYIFGPLLWGWYGLFLGPMLLVLIVHFVKLVLPELIAGRRIEAAAIGDLIADDTGPGPADEPSESTGGEEEPREPADDDDDGDQTGSGVASRE; encoded by the coding sequence ATGGAGTTCGACTACGACCGGGCGCGCGCCGGCTGGTGGGCTGTCGGTTCCTTCCTCGCGCTCGCGCTCGCCCTCGTCGTCTACCGCTTCCTCGGAACCTTCGTCTTCGGCGTCTTCCTCTACTACGCGACCCGGCCCGTCTACCGCCGGCTGAAGAAGCGCGTCCGACCGCCGAGCCTCGCCGCCGCCATCAGCCTGCTCGCGCTCGCGCTCCCCGCCCTCCTCCTGTTCGCGTACACGCTCGCGGTCGGCCTCCAAGAGCTCGATAAGTTCCTCGCCACTCGCGACATCCAGCTCACGCAGGTAGAAGCCCTCCTCCAGCCGTACATCGACGTGTCCAGTATCGTTCAGGATCCGCAGTCACTGCTCGACGACCCGAACTTCGTCGAAGCCGTGCAGGCGTTCATCTCGAACGCATCCGGCTACATCGGGTTCATCGGGGGCGCCGCCCTCCATCTGTTCGTGATGATCACGATGGCGTTCTACCTGCTGCGGGACGACCACCGGCTCGCGCAGTGGTTCCGCCGCCGGTTCTCCGACTCCGAGGGCGTCGTCGAGGCGTACTTCGCGCGCGTCGACCACGACTTCTCGAACATCTTCTTCGGGAACATCCTCAACGCCGTCTTCACCGGTATCATCGGCGGTATCTCGTACAGCGCGCTCGACTACGTCGCGCCCGCGGGCCTCGGCATCCCCTATCCCGTCCTGCTCGGCGTGCTCACCGGCGTCGCGAGCCTCGTCCCCGTCGTCGGCATCAAACTCGTCTACGTGCCCGTGCTCGCCTACCTCACCGGTATCGCTGTCTCCACCAGCACCGCCCTCCTCTGGTTCCCGCTGCTCTTCTTCGTCGTCTCCTTCCTCATCGTGGACGTCATCCCCGACCTCGTCCTCCGCCCGTACGTCTCCGGGCGCGGCCTCCACCTCGGGATGGTGATGCTCGCGTACATCTTCGGCCCGCTCCTCTGGGGCTGGTACGGCCTCTTCCTCGGGCCGATGCTCCTCGTGCTCATCGTGCACTTCGTGAAGCTCGTCCTCCCGGAACTCATTGCCGGGCGCCGAATCGAAGCGGCCGCCATCGGCGACCTCATCGCCGACGACACCGGCCCTGGCCCAGCGGACGAACCGAGCGAATCGACCGGCGGCGAGGAAGAACCGCGCGAACCCGCGGACGACGATGACGACGGCGACCAGACGGGGAGCGGCGTGGCGTCCCGCGAGTAG
- a CDS encoding OB-fold nucleic acid binding domain-containing protein produces the protein MGTCIICGSSVDGRICQTHEEDVVFEFRGEDANQLIPGRYYVGTVDGFAEFGVFVDLAPSVTGLLHRSEIPGRIESLDWDDGETVYVQVDEVHGNGNVDLSWSIRQSERDFRGKLVQDPDAETTAELPEDEDAAPAGAVEQVETEQESEPEPEPEPEPEPEPEPQTEPVEESAEAESESEESREPVHVSAGELEEFVGELVALEGELTSTRQTSGPTVFELTDETGVVECAAFVEAGVRAYPDIETGDVVRLVGEVERHHGELQVETEELEELTGDARETVLARLNDALDERARPDDTSLFVEDDDIAVVQDGLVTAATAVRRAVAEGRPVIVRHTANVDGYVAGAAIERAVLPLVREEHAVSNAEYHYIDRRPLDGDFYGMEAATNDVTSMLEAEQRHDEKHPLFVLVGTGSTRESLDGLGLLDAYDARSVAIDGGYADGEAADAATVLASPTQEGGDAVRTGVLGAHLAALVNADVRDDIAHLPAAAFWEDTPDAYADAASDAGYETEELADIRDAIALEAFYQSYEDKRELIADLLWEENDSLAAHVAGQFRSKLDTELDTARPHLAAEEEDGVTFEVLDLAAFTHKYDFPPENLLLDALFRDRADDVDVLVGANDDEIRVRSTEHVDVRAVGEEVADELPDAGVTPRGADDGHIEFLRGEREDVIDEVVDAIADQLD, from the coding sequence ATGGGTACGTGTATTATCTGCGGCTCGTCTGTCGACGGTCGTATCTGTCAGACCCACGAAGAGGACGTCGTCTTCGAGTTCCGCGGCGAGGACGCGAACCAGCTCATCCCCGGTCGATACTACGTCGGAACGGTGGACGGGTTCGCCGAGTTCGGCGTGTTCGTCGACCTCGCGCCGTCCGTCACGGGTCTCCTGCACCGCAGCGAGATTCCCGGCCGCATCGAGTCCCTCGACTGGGACGACGGCGAGACCGTCTACGTTCAGGTGGACGAAGTCCACGGGAACGGAAACGTCGACCTCTCGTGGTCGATCCGACAGAGCGAACGCGACTTCCGCGGGAAGCTCGTGCAGGATCCCGACGCGGAGACGACCGCCGAACTCCCCGAGGACGAGGACGCCGCGCCCGCAGGCGCGGTCGAACAGGTCGAAACCGAACAGGAATCCGAGCCGGAACCCGAGCCCGAGCCGGAACCCGAGCCCGAGCCGGAACCCCAGACTGAACCGGTCGAGGAGTCGGCGGAAGCCGAGTCCGAGAGCGAGGAGTCCCGCGAGCCGGTGCACGTGTCCGCCGGCGAGCTGGAGGAGTTCGTCGGCGAACTCGTCGCGCTGGAGGGCGAACTCACGTCGACCCGGCAGACGAGCGGGCCGACGGTGTTCGAGCTGACGGACGAGACGGGCGTCGTGGAGTGTGCGGCGTTCGTGGAAGCGGGCGTTCGCGCGTACCCCGATATCGAGACGGGTGACGTGGTTCGCCTCGTCGGCGAGGTCGAGCGCCATCACGGCGAACTCCAGGTGGAGACCGAGGAGCTCGAGGAACTCACCGGGGACGCCCGGGAGACGGTGCTCGCGCGGCTGAACGACGCGCTGGACGAGCGCGCGCGGCCCGACGACACGAGCCTGTTCGTCGAGGACGACGACATCGCGGTCGTCCAGGACGGCCTCGTGACCGCCGCGACCGCGGTTCGTCGCGCCGTCGCGGAGGGCCGTCCGGTCATCGTGCGGCACACGGCGAACGTGGACGGCTACGTCGCCGGCGCCGCCATCGAGCGCGCCGTCCTCCCGCTCGTGCGCGAGGAGCACGCGGTCAGCAACGCCGAGTACCACTATATCGACCGCCGGCCGCTCGACGGCGACTTCTACGGCATGGAGGCCGCGACGAACGACGTGACCTCGATGCTCGAAGCCGAGCAGCGCCACGACGAGAAACACCCGCTGTTCGTGCTCGTCGGCACCGGGAGCACTCGCGAATCGCTCGACGGACTCGGCCTGCTCGACGCGTACGACGCGCGGAGCGTCGCCATCGACGGCGGGTACGCGGACGGCGAGGCCGCCGACGCCGCAACCGTTCTCGCCAGCCCGACCCAGGAAGGCGGTGACGCCGTCCGGACGGGCGTGCTCGGCGCGCACCTCGCGGCGCTCGTGAACGCCGACGTCCGCGACGACATCGCCCACCTCCCCGCCGCCGCGTTCTGGGAGGACACCCCGGACGCGTACGCGGACGCCGCGAGCGACGCCGGCTACGAGACCGAGGAACTCGCGGACATCCGTGACGCAATCGCGCTCGAGGCGTTCTACCAGTCCTACGAGGACAAGCGCGAACTCATCGCCGACCTCCTCTGGGAGGAGAACGACTCGCTCGCCGCGCACGTCGCCGGCCAGTTCCGCTCGAAGCTCGACACCGAACTCGACACGGCGCGCCCACACCTCGCGGCCGAGGAGGAGGACGGCGTGACGTTCGAGGTTCTCGACCTCGCGGCGTTCACCCACAAGTACGACTTCCCGCCCGAGAACCTCCTGCTCGACGCGCTCTTCCGCGACCGCGCGGACGACGTCGACGTCCTCGTCGGCGCGAACGACGACGAGATCCGCGTCCGCAGCACCGAACACGTGGACGTGCGCGCGGTCGGCGAGGAGGTCGCCGACGAACTCCCCGACGCGGGCGTGACGCCGCGCGGCGCGGACGACGGCCACATCGAGTTCCTGCGCGGCGAGCGCGAGGACGTCATCGACGAGGTCGTCGACGCTATCGCCGACCAACTCGACTAA
- a CDS encoding aspartate aminotransferase family protein — protein sequence MDRETAEPSVTEMPGERAKQWAAHHGQHAAPSTYVYDFVWDTSEWAEGPFCTDVDGNVLLDFTSHVASAPLGYNNPKIMDELEGFGLVDPLKIAGQDFYVSNGGTPENPEVPGPTQLLDRLTEATSHYGLDTAFLSNSGAEAVENAIKICYADGGHRAVTTEGAFHGRTLGALSLNRSKSVQRRGYPEIPGVLSVPYCSCTGACTCGWKTDGPGGNALADRLHPVRGNIPAEEVSFLILEPQQGEGGYRVPSDEFARDIADLKDEHEFKIISDEIQAGLGRTGEMWGIDHLPFDPDVITSAKGLRVGATVADSALFPEEKGRLSSTWGAGDVLASAQGVATLDAIREHDLVANARERGRQLTELVEDFDSEYVVDVRGRGLMFAIELDTKDRREALVKAALERGLLTLGCGYKALRLLPPLDVTAREIELGTSILFDALESPLVKQASPSLEHSEDAV from the coding sequence ATGGACCGGGAGACAGCAGAGCCGAGCGTCACCGAGATGCCCGGCGAACGCGCGAAGCAGTGGGCGGCCCACCACGGCCAGCACGCCGCCCCGAGCACGTACGTCTACGACTTCGTCTGGGACACCTCGGAGTGGGCGGAAGGCCCCTTCTGTACCGACGTGGACGGGAACGTCCTCCTCGACTTCACGAGCCACGTCGCGTCCGCCCCGCTCGGCTACAACAACCCGAAAATCATGGACGAACTGGAGGGGTTCGGCCTCGTCGACCCCCTGAAAATCGCCGGACAGGACTTCTACGTCTCGAACGGCGGGACGCCCGAGAACCCCGAGGTTCCGGGTCCGACTCAGTTGCTCGACCGACTCACCGAGGCGACGAGCCACTACGGCCTCGACACCGCCTTCCTCTCGAACTCGGGCGCGGAAGCCGTCGAGAACGCCATCAAGATCTGTTACGCCGACGGCGGCCACCGCGCCGTCACCACGGAGGGCGCGTTCCACGGCCGCACCCTCGGCGCGCTCAGCCTCAACCGCTCGAAGTCCGTGCAGCGCCGCGGCTACCCCGAGATCCCGGGCGTCCTCAGCGTCCCCTACTGCTCCTGTACGGGCGCGTGCACGTGCGGCTGGAAGACCGACGGCCCCGGCGGGAACGCCCTCGCCGACCGCCTCCATCCGGTTCGCGGCAACATCCCCGCTGAGGAAGTGTCCTTCCTCATCCTCGAACCCCAGCAGGGCGAGGGCGGCTACCGCGTCCCCAGCGACGAGTTCGCACGGGACATCGCCGACCTCAAAGACGAACACGAGTTCAAGATAATCTCCGACGAGATTCAGGCCGGCCTCGGCCGCACGGGCGAGATGTGGGGTATCGACCACCTCCCGTTCGACCCCGACGTCATCACGTCCGCGAAGGGGCTCCGCGTCGGCGCGACCGTCGCGGACTCCGCCCTCTTCCCCGAGGAGAAGGGACGGTTGTCCTCGACGTGGGGCGCGGGCGACGTCCTCGCGTCCGCGCAGGGCGTCGCCACCCTCGACGCAATCCGGGAACACGACCTCGTCGCGAACGCCCGCGAGCGCGGCCGCCAGCTCACCGAACTCGTCGAAGACTTCGACTCCGAGTACGTCGTGGACGTGCGCGGCCGCGGCCTGATGTTCGCCATCGAACTCGACACCAAAGACCGCCGCGAAGCCCTCGTGAAAGCCGCGCTGGAGCGCGGCCTCCTCACGCTCGGCTGCGGGTACAAGGCGCTCCGCCTCCTCCCGCCGCTCGACGTGACCGCGCGAGAAATCGAACTCGGCACCAGCATCCTCTTCGACGCGCTCGAAAGCCCGCTCGTGAAACAGGCGAGCCCGAGCCTCGAACACTCAGAGGACGCGGTCTAA